A region of Solanum dulcamara chromosome 7, daSolDulc1.2, whole genome shotgun sequence DNA encodes the following proteins:
- the LOC129896943 gene encoding leucine-rich repeat receptor protein kinase EMS1 encodes MALGFSCTTAIVVFLLCFCFSNAVLQRTEEDPERQILFSFRSFLENPHLLSTWTLTTSHCKWGGVFCKNGQVVSLILSSLPLKGPISPHIASLKSLKVLDLGNNQLSGELPIHLSELSLLETLKLGSNCLTGEIPPEFGRLTELKLLDLSGNALTGKIPAQLGKLTKLQVLALGNNLLSGSLSATIFTKLQSLTSFDVSNNTLSGTIPSEMGKLRSLTDLYIGQNRFSGHLPPEMGELSRLQIFLAPSCLLEGPLPESISKLKSLKRLDLSYNPLKCSIPKAIGSLENLTILNLAYSEINGSVPPELGKCRKLTFVMLSFNSLSGSLPEELAELSTLSFSVENNQLSGALPSWLGRWTQMDSLLLSSNRFSGEIPAEIGNCSMLNHISLSNNLLTGPIPKELCNAVALADIELGNNFLTGSIEDTFVRCGNLTQLVLMDNSITGVIPEYLSQLPLVVLDLDSNNFTGPIPVSLWNSAYILAFSAANNRLWGTLPIEIGNAVSLQSLVLSNNQISGVIPKEIGNLTFLSVLNLNSNLLEGYIPDELGECISLTTLDLGNNRLHGLIPETIVHLPQLQCLVLSHNDLSGAIPSKTSKYYRQVNIPDSSFVQHHGVYDLSHNKLSGSIPEELGSCVVIVDLLLSNNMLSGEIPRSLARLVNLTTLDLTGNLLTGTIPKDFGNSLKLQGFYLGNNQLTGSIPRSIGHLSSLVKLNMTGNMLSGPIPSSFGNLKGLTHLDLSSNILDGELPPSLSRMVNLVGLYVQQNRLSGNLDKLFSNSATWRLENINLGTNSFTGVLPPSLSNLSYLTFLDLHANSLTGDIPVELGNLVQLEYLDVSGNSLFGQIPETICALPNLDILNLTDNKLKGAIPRNGICRNLSKVSVAGNKDLCGGTLALKCPAMSFVKRSLLFNVWGILSVVAGTILITLTIVIVIRIWVNRSSRKSDPEEAEDSKLDSDDQHLYFLGSSKSKEPLSINVAMFEQPLLKLTLVDLLEATNNFCKTKIVGDGGFGTVYKATLPNAKTVAVKKLNQAKTQGHREFLAEMETLGKVKHRNLVPLLGYCSYGEDKVLVYEYMVNGSLDHWLRNRTGTLDVLDWRKRLKIAVGAARGLAFLHHGFTPHIIHRDIKPSNILLNEDFEAKVADFGLARLISAYETHVSTDIAGTFGYIPPEYGQTWRSTTKGDVYSFGVILLELLTGKEPTGPDFKDVEGGNLVGWVLQKIKKGHSADVLDPTILDADSKQMMLQTLQIAAICLSDNPANRPSMLHVFKFLKGINEE; translated from the coding sequence ATGGCCCTTGGGTTTTCTTGTACTACTGCCATTGTTGTATTTCTTCTCTGTTTCTGTTTTTCCAATGCTGTTTTACAAAGAACGGAGGAGGACCCAGAAAGACAAATACTGTTTTCTTTCAGGAGTTTTCTTGAAAATCCTCATCTTCTGTCTACGTGGACCCTCACAACTTCACATTGCAAATGGGGTGGTGTTTTCTGCAAAAATGGTCAAGTTGTTTCCCTTATTCTTTCTTCTCTGCCACTCAAAGGACCCATTTCACCCCACATTGCTTCATTGAAGAGTTTAAAAGTCTTGGATTTGGGTAATAACCAGTTGTCTGGTGAGTTACCAATCCATCTCAGTGAACTCTCTCTGTTGGAAACACTTAAACTTGGTTCTAACTGTCTCACCGGAGAAATCCCGCCGGAGTTCGGACGGTTGACGGAGTTAAAGTTACTTGACCTTTCCGGCAATGCACTGACCGGGAAAATTCCAGCCCAACTTGGTAAGCTGACTAAGCTACAAGTCTTGGCACTTGGAAACAACCTTCTTTCTGGTTCTTTATCTGCAACAATCTTCACAAAGCTTCAATCTTTAACTTCTTTTGATGTTTCTAATAACACCCTTTCTGGTACTATTCCATCTGAAATGGGGAAATTGAGAAGCCTTACTGATCTTTACATTGGGCAAAACCGATTTTCTGGCCATTTGCCACCAGAAATGGGTGAACTTTCAAGACTACAGATTTTCTTGGCTCCTTCATGTTTACTTGAAGGTCCATTGCCAGAATCCATCTCAAAGTTGAAATCTTTGAAAAGACTTGACCTTTCTTATAACCCATTGAAGTGTTCAATCCCAAAAGCGATAGGCAGTCTTGAGAATTTGACTATACTGAACCTAGCTTACTCTGAGATCAATGGTTCAGTACCTCCTGAGCTTGGAAAGTGTAGAAAGTTGACATTTGTAATGCTTTCTTTTAACTCACTCTCTGGGTCTTTGCCTGAAGAACTTGCAGAGTTGTCTACACTATCTTTTTCTGTAGAAAACAATCAGCTTTCTGGTGCATTGCCTTCTTGGCTTGGAAGATGGACTCAAATGGATTCATTGTTGCTTTCGAGTAACCGGTTTTCTGGGGAAATTCCAGCTGAGATTGGGAATTGTTCTATGTTGAATCATATTAGTTTGAGCAATAACTTACTGACTGGTCCAATACCTAAGGAGCTCTGCAATGCCGTGGCACTCGCAGATATTGAGCTTGGAAACAACTTTCTCACAGGCAGCATTGAAGATACATTTGTCAGGTGTGGTAATCTGACTCAGTTGGTATTAATGGATAATAGTATTACTGGGGTGATTCCAGAGTATCTATCACAGCTTCCTTTGGTGGTTCTTGATTTGGATTCCAACAATTTTACAGGTCCAATTCCGGTGAGTCTCTGGAATTCTGCTTATATATTGGCGTTTTCTGCTGCAAATAACCGGTTATGGGGTACTTTACCGATTGAGATTGGCAATGCTGTGTCATTGCAGAGTCTAGTTCTTAGTAACAATCAGATAAGTGGTGTCATTCCTAAGGAGATTGGTAATTTAACCTTTCTTTcagtgttgaacttgaattcCAATCTTCTTGAAGGGTACATTCCTGATGAATTGGGTGAGTGTATCTCTCTTACAACATTGGATCTTGGGAATAACAGGCTACATGGGTTGATTCCGGAGACAATTGTGCATCTGCCTCAGTTACAGTGCCTAGTCCTTTCTCACAATGATCTTAGTGGTGCTATTCCTTCTAAGACTTCCAAGTATTATCGGCAAGTTAATATCCCTGATTCAAGTTTTGTGCAGCATCATGGTGTCTATGATCTGTCTCACAACAAATTGTCTGGCTCAATACCTGAAGAGCTAGGGAGTTGTGTTGTTATAGTGGATCTTTTGCTCAGCAATAACATGCTATCTGGGGAGATACCACGATCACTTGCCCGCCTGGTGAACCTCACTACGTTAGATTTAACTGGGAATTTGTTAACAGGCACCATTCCAAAGGATTTTGGCAACTCACTTAAGCTGCAAGGATTTTATTTGGGGAATAACCAGCTTACAGGATCAATCCCTCGAAGCATTGGCCACCTAAGTAGTTTGGTGAAGCTGAACATGACAGGCAACATGCTTTCAGGTCCAATACCCTCAAGTTTTGGGAACTTAAAAGGGCTCACCCACTTAGACTTGAGCTCTAATATACTTGATGGTGAACTTCCTCCGTCTCTTTCAAGGATGGTAAATCTTGTTGGCCTTTATGTTCAGCAGAACAGGCTTTCGGGCAATCTAGATAAGCTATTCTCAAACTCTGCAACATGGAGACTTGAGAATATTAATTTGGGTACTAACTCCTTTACTGGAGTCTTGCCACCATCTCTGAGCAACTTGTCGTACTTGACATTTCTTGATCTCCATGCAAACAGTTTAACCGGTGACATTCCAGTTGAGCTAGGAAATCTTGTGCAACTTGAGTATTTGGATGTCTCAGGCAACAGTCTTTTTGGTCAAATTCCCGAGACAATATGTGCTCTTCCCAATTTGGATATACTAAATCTTACGGATAACAAACTGAAGGGAGCTATACCAAGAAATGGAATTTGCCGGAATCTTTCAAAAGTTTCAGTGGCTGGGAACAAAGATCTCTGTGGGGGAACTTTGGCTCTAAAATGCCCTGCCATGAGTTTTGTTAAAAGATCATTGTTGTTTAATGTCTGGGGAATCTTATCAGTGGTGGCTGGGACTATATTGATCACTCTTACTATAGTCATTGTGATAAGGATATGGGTTAATAGAAGCAGCAGAAAGAGTGATCCCGAGGAAGCTGAGGATAGCAAACTGGACAGTGATGATCAGCACCTTTATTTCTTAGGTAGCAGCAAGTCGAAAGAGCCTCTTAGCATCAACGTGGCAATGTTCGAGCAGCCTCTTCTCAAGCTGACCTTGGTTGATCTTCTTGAAGCCACCAACAACTTTTGCAAGACTAAAATTGTTGGTGATGGAGGGTTTGGAACCGTCTATAAGGCCACTTTACCCAATGCTAAGACAGTTGCTGTTAAGAAGCTAAACCAAGCAAAAACTCAGGGTCACCGTGAATTTTTAGCTGAAATGGAAACTCTAGGCAAAGTGAAACATCGGAATCTCGTTCCATTGCTTGGGTACTGTTCTTATGGTGAGGACAAAGTGCTTGTTTATGAGTATATGGTTAACGGGAGCTTGGACCATTGGCTGAGAAACCGTACTGGAACACTTGACGTGCTTGATTGGAGAAAACGACTTAAGATTGCAGTTGGTGCTGCTCGTGGTTTGGCTTTTCTTCATCATGGATTCACACCCCACATTATTCACAGGGACATTAAGCCAAGTAACATCTTGCTCAACGAAGACTTTGAGGCAAAAGTTGCAGACTTTGGATTGGCAAGGTTGATCAGCGCCTATGAGACGCATGTAAGCACTGATATTGCTGGTACATTTGGTTACATTCCTCCCGAGTATGGGCAGACATGGCGGTCTACGACAAAAGGGGATGTTTATTCTTTCGGTGTGATCCTTCTTGAATTGCTGACAGGGAAAGAGCCAACAGGTCCTGATTTCAAAGATGTCGAAGGTGGAAACTTGGTTGGTTGGGTACTCCAGAAGATCAAGAAAGGTCATTCAGCTGATGTTCTTGATCCAACAATACTTGATGCTGATTCAAAGCAGATGATGCTTCAGACATTACAGATTGCTGCAATATGCCTCTCTGACAATCCAGCTAACCGCCCCTCGATGCTCCATGTCTTCAAGTTCTTGAAAGGAATCAATGAGGAATAA